From a single Lolium rigidum isolate FL_2022 chromosome 7, APGP_CSIRO_Lrig_0.1, whole genome shotgun sequence genomic region:
- the LOC124676516 gene encoding vacuole membrane protein KMS2-like, translated as MGHNAAGEDQAVSGLRDKHRLDLESLTLTSQPFKTLALFVLAIGQSIRSTCSCVLKGGARLKFLVLLVVTTWVLLLVIEGPHEKHMQELLSYARFGLWWVILGVASSIGLGSGLHTFVLYLGPHIALFTMKAVQCGRIDLKSAPYDTILLKRRPSWLEKDCLEFGPAIYPKTIPFSKILHEVHLEAVLWGIGTALGELPPYFISRAASMSGQKVEELAELDASISKEGFLSSTLYRAKRWLMSHSQHLNFPTILLLASVPNPLFDLAGILCGQFNIPFWKFFLATLIGKAFIKVYMQTTLVITLCNNQLLELLEERLFSNIPGVSSILPSLVAKLKTAKDKFLIASVAASSAKGKKWNLSFSLIWNTVVWLMIMNFIAQIITSTAQSYLKKQQELEISKKSSATTYSASEPSAGISN; from the exons ATGGGGCACAACGCCGCCGGCGAGGATCAGGCCGTATCCG GCCTTCGTGATAAGCACCGCTTGGATCTGGAGAGTTTAACGCTGACATCACAGCCCTTCAAAACACTCGCATTATTTGTGCTAGCCATTGGACAGAGTATAAGAAGCACATGTTCCTGTGTTCTGAAAGGAGGTGCTCGGTTGAAGTTCCTGGTTCTTTTGGTTGTTACTACCTGGGTGCTTCTCTTGGTTATCGAAGGCCCGCATGAGAAG CATATGCAGGAACTACTTTCGTATGCCAGATTTGGATTATGGTGGGTCATACTAGGGGTTGCTTCATCTATTGGATTAG GCTCTGGTTTGCACACATTTGTATTGTATTTAGGGCCTCATATCGCCCTTTTTACAATGAAAGCGGTTCAATGCGGCCGGATTGATTTAAAGAGTGCTCCTTATGACACTATTCTTCTTAAAAGGAGGCCTTCATGGTTGGAGAAAGACTGTCTGGAGTTTGGACCTGCAATATATCCGAAGACAATCCCATTTAGCAAAATACTGCATGAAGTTCATCTTGAAGCTGTTCTTTGGGGCATTGGAACTgcacttggggagcttcctccatATTTTATCTCTAGAGCAG CTAGCATGTCAGGCCAAAAAGTCGAAGAGTTAGCAGAACTGGATGCTTCTATCTCAAAAGAAGGTTTTCTATCATCAACTCTATACCGGGCCAAGCGCTGGCTTATGTCTCACTCACAACATCTGAACTTCCCGACAATACTGCTACTGGCTTCG GTGCCAAACCCTCTGTTTGATCTTGCTGGTATTTTGTGTGGACAATTTAACATCCCCTTCTGGAAGTTCTTTCTGGCAACTTTAATTGGAAAGGCCTTTATCAAGGTTTATATGCAG ACAACGTTGGTAATTACTCTCTGCAACAACCAACTTCTTGAACTGCTGGAGGAAAGGCTATTTAGCAATATTCCTGGAGTATCATCAATCCTTCCCTCTTTAGTGGCCAAGTTGAAAACAGCCAAGGATAAGTTTTTAATAGCCAGTGTTGCTGCTAGTTCTGCAAAG GGAAAGAAGTGGAATTTGTCATTCTCTTTGATCTGGAATACCGTGGTGTGGCTCATGATCATGAATTTCATCGCTCAGATAATCACTTCGACAGCACAGAGTTATCTCAAGAAACAACAAGAGCTTGAGATCAGTAAGAAGTCATCAGCAACAACATATTCTGCTTCTGAACCTTCTGCTGGGATATCAAATTAG
- the LOC124679289 gene encoding fatty-acid-binding protein 1-like, which produces MVSLRFPTATFAHLPPPPPPHRTAIAAAIAAAAAAAAAAASFSLTAKSAGRPLPHPAHSAPLWASLSLADGATPGNVEPRTGAAFPAEAAGGRRLLGVGLRKTTILGLKSIDVYAFGVYADDSDLKQLRDKYQKLPVSELKESAELISDALERDIRMTVRLQIVYGRLSIGSVRSAFEKSVGSRLLKFGGPDTKELLQSFVSLFKDEYKLSKGSVIELSRESNHVLKISIGGEEVGSIQNKLLCQSILDLYIGDDPFDRSAKDNIQGSLASIIKA; this is translated from the exons ATGGTCTCCCTCCGATTCCCCACAGCCACCTTCGCCCACCtgccccctccgccgccaccccacCGCACCGCCATCGCGGCCGcaattgccgccgccgccgcggcagcggcagccgcagCCAGCTTCTCCCTCACCGCCAAATCTGCCGGAAGGCCACTCCCGCACCCGGCGCACTCCGCACCCCTCTGGGCCTCCCTCTCCCTAGCCGACGGCGCCACCCCCGGCAACGTCGAGCCCCGCACCGGCGCCGCATTCCCCGCCGAGGCCGCCGGCGGGCGCCGCCTCCTCGGCGTCGGCCTCCGCAAGACCACCATCCTCGGCCTCAAGTCCATCGACGTCTACGCCTTCG GCGTGTACGCGGACGACAGCGATCTGAAGCAGCTGAGGGACAAGTACCAGAAGCTCCCCGTCTCCGAACTGAAGGAAAGCGCTGAGCTGATCAGCGACGCGCTAGAGCGCGACATACGCATGACGGTTAGGCTTCAGATCGTTTACGGGAGGCTCAGCATCGGGTCCGTCCGGAGCGCTTTCGAGAAGAGCGTGGGAAGCAGGCTTCTGAAGTTTGGAGGACCAGACACCAAGGAGTTGCTTCAGAG TTTTGTTTCACTTTTCAAGGatgaatacaaattatcaaagggATCTGTAATTGAGCTTTCGAGGGAATCAAACCATGTGCTTAAAATTAGTA TTGGAGGAGAAGAAGTGGGAAGTATCCAGAACAAGCTCTTGTGCCAGTCAATCTTAGATCTGTACATTGGAGATGACCCATTCGACCGAAGTGCGAAAGATAACATCCAAGGAAGTTTGGCTAGCATAATTAAAGCCTAG